In Camelus bactrianus isolate YW-2024 breed Bactrian camel chromosome 10, ASM4877302v1, whole genome shotgun sequence, a genomic segment contains:
- the PLAAT3 gene encoding phospholipase A and acyltransferase 3 isoform X1, with amino-acid sequence MGRGRATSRWSELCGHLTGSLCRGGRAASQVHKPEPQLGDLIEIFRPFYRHWAIYVGNGYVVHLAPPSEIPGAGAASVMSALTDKAIVKKELLYDVAGTDQYRVNNKHDGRYPPLPPSKIIQRAEELVGQEVLYKLTSENCEHFVNELRYGIARSDQVRDAVMMAGVAGVGLAALGFIGVMFSRNKRQKQ; translated from the exons ATGGGGAGGGGCCGGGCGACCTCACGCTGGTCTGAACTCTGCGGCCATTTAACCGGTTCCCTTTGCCGTGGAGGTCGCGCTGCCTCCCAAGTCCACAAG CCAGAGCCCCAGCTTGGAGACCTGATTGAGATTTTCCGCCCTTTCTACAGACACTGGGCCATCTACGTTGGCAATGGATATGTGGTCCACCTGGCCCCCCCAA GTGAAATCCCGGGAGCTGGTGCGGCCAGCGTCATGTCCGCGCTGACCGACAAGGCCATAGTGAAGAAGGAACTGCTGTACGACGTGGCGGGGACAGACCAGTACCGGGTCAACAACAAGCACGATGGCAGGTACCCGCCGCTGCCTCCCAGCAAGATCATCCAGCGGGCAGAGGAGCTGGTGGGGCAGGAGGTTCTCTACAAGCTGACCAGCGAGAACTGCGAGCACTTCGTGAACGAGCTGCGCTACGGCATAGCCCGCAGTGACCAG GTCAGAGATGCTGTCATGATGGCCGGTGTCGCAGGCGTGGGCCTGGCAGCCTTGGGCTTCATTGGAGTCATGTTCTCAAGAAACAAGCGACAAAAGCAATGA
- the PLAAT3 gene encoding phospholipase A and acyltransferase 3 isoform X2, producing the protein MRALIPEPQLGDLIEIFRPFYRHWAIYVGNGYVVHLAPPSEIPGAGAASVMSALTDKAIVKKELLYDVAGTDQYRVNNKHDGRYPPLPPSKIIQRAEELVGQEVLYKLTSENCEHFVNELRYGIARSDQVRDAVMMAGVAGVGLAALGFIGVMFSRNKRQKQ; encoded by the exons ATGCGCGCGCTCATT CCAGAGCCCCAGCTTGGAGACCTGATTGAGATTTTCCGCCCTTTCTACAGACACTGGGCCATCTACGTTGGCAATGGATATGTGGTCCACCTGGCCCCCCCAA GTGAAATCCCGGGAGCTGGTGCGGCCAGCGTCATGTCCGCGCTGACCGACAAGGCCATAGTGAAGAAGGAACTGCTGTACGACGTGGCGGGGACAGACCAGTACCGGGTCAACAACAAGCACGATGGCAGGTACCCGCCGCTGCCTCCCAGCAAGATCATCCAGCGGGCAGAGGAGCTGGTGGGGCAGGAGGTTCTCTACAAGCTGACCAGCGAGAACTGCGAGCACTTCGTGAACGAGCTGCGCTACGGCATAGCCCGCAGTGACCAG GTCAGAGATGCTGTCATGATGGCCGGTGTCGCAGGCGTGGGCCTGGCAGCCTTGGGCTTCATTGGAGTCATGTTCTCAAGAAACAAGCGACAAAAGCAATGA